One region of Limnospira fusiformis SAG 85.79 genomic DNA includes:
- a CDS encoding type IV toxin-antitoxin system AbiEi family antitoxin domain-containing protein, producing MPKTVVDCFKFRHKIGLDIALEALRECWQQQRCSMDELWYYAKVCRMRNVMRPYLESLT from the coding sequence ATGCCTAAAACAGTAGTAGATTGCTTTAAATTTCGCCATAAAATAGGCTTAGATATTGCCCTAGAAGCCTTGCGAGAATGTTGGCAACAACAACGCTGCTCAATGGATGAACTCTGGTATTATGCTAAAGTTTGCAGAATGCGGAATGTAATGCGACCTTACTTAGAAAGTTTGACATGA
- a CDS encoding type IV toxin-antitoxin system AbiEi family antitoxin domain-containing protein, with translation MSPSNRKIVLKIALKKGVICAKDLAKQGIHRKSLKRLEEQSLLIRSGRGIYTYPKADITENHSLVEATQRVPKGTICLLSALSFHKITTQNPWEIWLAIPQKSRHPQEKLLPL, from the coding sequence ATGTCACCATCAAACCGCAAAATCGTGCTAAAGATAGCACTAAAAAAGGGAGTTATTTGCGCCAAAGACCTAGCCAAACAGGGAATTCATCGCAAATCGCTTAAACGACTGGAAGAACAAAGCCTTTTGATTCGCTCTGGACGCGGAATATATACTTATCCGAAAGCAGACATCACCGAAAACCATAGCCTTGTTGAAGCCACTCAGCGAGTCCCTAAAGGAACTATTTGCTTGTTGTCTGCGTTGAGTTTTCATAAAATCACCACCCAAAATCCCTGGGAAATTTGGTTAGCTATTCCTCAAAAATCACGTCATCCGCAAGAGAAACTTTTGCCACTGTGA